One genomic window of Anaplasma centrale str. Israel includes the following:
- the glyS gene encoding glycine--tRNA ligase subunit beta, with protein sequence MSSDLVLEVLCEQLPIKTMKVACEYIQPKIDREFINKGISYSTSKTFTTPNRIIFTAYNIDQSKGSGKKEVKGPRVSSDEKVISGFLKKVGKESIEELEIREFSGEKFYYSSKVLSSKDLTSEVAEVIQCMIDDFPLHKRMRWGVGTGHWTRPVINVLCVMDGNVLPVSVAGVVANNITYGNLRFANRQHTVTNVVGYLKFLSESMVIVDTEERRKCILEQLNEKISDAKLTYDHNAQMLEDMSSSLEYPKILVGSVDESFSEIPTEVVSCVMVHHQKYVALKNQEGKIVKFASVASVVNDKVIKNHEMVLRARLSDALFLIKKDKENEMNHYVNLLSTIVFRSGLGTLLDKVERMSALAKYCSVWIPHSSMLNAERAAMVSKADLATLVVREFPELQGKMGRYYAKHSGEVDDVCLAIEEHYLPTGQNDPCPKSPIGIAVSIADKVDSLVGLMATEKISSSRDPFALRRTSISLLRVIIENNISIPLDLIVAKAVSMYTRKAWLSKNKNHLLSVDRDALTSNVLSFCYERLKVILKESDLDKEVIDAIVGRFHDIPTVKKKVEVICEYLKTKEGSTVITAYKRAYNIITKESVEWKSDVRPNKRLCKECYEVQLYDQINHHKKLISILMKGSKFSEAMNSLFEFSSFVNAFMDGVRVCDRVNTELYRNRVDLLVSSVNVYNKVLDFSKILGTF encoded by the coding sequence ATGTCCTCCGATTTAGTACTTGAAGTTCTATGTGAGCAACTTCCTATTAAAACTATGAAAGTTGCGTGTGAGTACATACAACCGAAAATAGATAGGGAGTTTATTAATAAGGGGATAAGCTACAGCACATCAAAAACATTTACCACCCCGAATAGGATAATATTTACCGCATATAACATAGACCAGAGCAAGGGTAGTGGGAAAAAAGAAGTAAAAGGCCCCAGGGTTTCTTCTGATGAAAAAGTAATAAGCGGTTTCCTTAAAAAAGTGGGTAAAGAAAGTATAGAGGAATTAGAAATACGGGAGTTCTCAGGTGAAAAATTCTACTACAGCTCCAAAGTTTTAAGTTCGAAAGACCTTACCAGTGAAGTAGCGGAAGTGATACAGTGCATGATTGACGACTTTCCGCTGCACAAGCGCATGCGGTGGGGGGTAGGCACTGGACACTGGACTAGGCCGGTCATTAATGTGCTGTGCGTCATGGACGGTAATGTTTTACCCGTTTCAGTTGCGGGAGTTGTTGCGAACAACATAACATACGGAAACCTAAGGTTCGCCAATCGTCAGCACACTGTTACCAATGTAGTAGGGTACCTGAAGTTCTTATCTGAAAGTATGGTCATTGTGGATACAGAAGAAAGAAGGAAATGTATCCTCGAACAGCTAAACGAGAAGATATCTGATGCCAAACTAACGTACGATCATAACGCCCAGATGCTGGAAGATATGAGTAGTAGTTTGGAATATCCAAAAATATTAGTCGGTAGTGTAGACGAAAGTTTTAGTGAAATTCCTACGGAAGTTGTTTCGTGTGTCATGGTTCACCATCAGAAGTACGTGGCACTAAAAAACCAGGAGGGAAAAATAGTAAAATTCGCTTCTGTTGCTAGCGTTGTGAACGACAAAGTAATAAAAAATCATGAGATGGTTCTTAGGGCAAGGCTATCGGACGCGTTGTTCTTAATCAAGAAAGATAAAGAAAATGAGATGAACCACTATGTAAATTTACTCTCTACTATAGTGTTTAGGAGTGGGTTAGGCACCCTTTTGGATAAGGTGGAGAGGATGTCCGCCCTCGCAAAATACTGCTCAGTTTGGATTCCACATTCCTCAATGTTAAATGCAGAAAGGGCAGCAATGGTCTCCAAGGCGGACCTTGCAACCTTGGTTGTTCGGGAATTTCCAGAGCTTCAAGGAAAAATGGGTAGATACTATGCAAAACACTCTGGAGAAGTAGATGACGTTTGTCTAGCAATTGAGGAACACTACCTTCCCACAGGGCAAAATGACCCATGCCCTAAGTCTCCTATAGGAATTGCAGTTTCAATTGCAGATAAGGTTGATAGCCTAGTTGGGCTCATGGCAACTGAAAAAATATCTAGTTCTCGTGACCCATTTGCTTTAAGAAGAACATCGATCTCATTGCTAAGAGTTATAATAGAAAACAATATCTCTATACCGCTAGACCTGATAGTAGCAAAGGCCGTGTCCATGTATACTCGTAAGGCCTGGCTAAGTAAAAATAAAAATCATCTCCTAAGTGTTGACCGCGACGCTCTGACTTCCAATGTTTTATCTTTTTGCTATGAGAGGCTAAAGGTAATATTAAAGGAAAGCGATCTAGATAAAGAGGTAATTGACGCTATTGTAGGGAGATTTCATGATATCCCTACAGTTAAGAAGAAGGTGGAGGTGATTTGTGAATATCTTAAGACAAAGGAAGGTAGTACAGTTATTACCGCCTACAAAAGGGCTTATAACATCATCACAAAGGAATCAGTGGAGTGGAAGTCGGACGTTAGACCTAATAAAAGGTTATGTAAGGAGTGCTACGAAGTACAGTTATATGACCAAATAAATCACCATAAAAAACTGATAAGTATCCTAATGAAGGGGAGTAAGTTTTCTGAGGCTATGAATTCATTATTTGAGTTTAGCTCGTTTGTTAACGCGTTCATGGATGGAGTAAGGGTGTGTGACCGGGTAAACACGGAGTTGTACCGCAATAGGGTTGATTTACTAGTATCCTCAGTGAATGTGTATAATAAAGTGTTGGATTTTAGTAAAATACTTGGAACGTTTTAG
- the plsY gene encoding glycerol-3-phosphate 1-O-acyltransferase PlsY, protein MNLLMDYNLIPILFVSYLIGSIPFSWILVKVFCKMDLRSVNSGNIGATNVFRVDKKISFVALSLDIIKSALVIFVLEKTNVQKSILYLTGFTLVVGHIFPLWFLFKGGKGIAPTIGVVLSVNIKVFLLFIITWAVVFAIFRYSSLSSITSIVSSCIYCVAIEDFNASIFYIAMSVIILIKHKDNIIRIMNGAEKKLF, encoded by the coding sequence GTGAATTTACTTATGGATTATAACCTCATCCCAATACTATTTGTCTCGTATTTAATTGGGTCAATTCCCTTCTCATGGATACTGGTAAAGGTATTTTGTAAGATGGATTTAAGAAGCGTTAATTCAGGTAATATTGGGGCGACTAATGTATTTAGAGTAGATAAGAAAATTTCATTTGTAGCACTATCTCTGGATATAATTAAATCAGCGCTGGTGATTTTTGTCCTAGAAAAGACGAATGTACAAAAATCCATCTTATATTTAACTGGGTTTACTCTAGTAGTTGGTCATATATTCCCATTATGGTTTTTATTTAAGGGGGGAAAGGGGATAGCCCCAACAATAGGAGTAGTGTTGTCAGTGAATATTAAAGTATTTCTATTGTTTATAATAACCTGGGCGGTTGTTTTTGCTATATTTAGATATTCATCATTATCATCAATAACCTCAATTGTATCATCATGTATATATTGTGTGGCAATTGAGGATTTCAACGCGTCTATATTTTACATAGCTATGTCTGTGATTATACTGATAAAGCACAAGGATAATATTATTAGAATTATGAATGGAGCTGAAAAAAAGTTATTCTAA
- the hemE gene encoding uroporphyrinogen decarboxylase, protein MFNSKKQGRVLERVLIEKKRQEKIPIWFMRQAGRYLPEYHEVMNNFENFLDACYTPEVVEKITLQPVKRFDIDAAIIFSDIMVVLDSLGYEVNFMRGQGPQIGKVIHQYSISESITKLQPVFEGIRRVRKSLDIDKTLIGFAGSPWTLLTYALGKEKNFFKIRKDICLETAHKHPENKITELVNRITDLTSHYLAKQIESGVDVIQLFDSSASLLPVEIFEEYVITPTKKIVDFVRVRHPNFPIIGFPMGAGVMYKTYLEKTGISAISVDYSIPTSWIKEHLNGVIQGNLDPSLLAYNQKASDSKSIKIVEELGDKPLIFNLGHGILPETPIQHVESLIRSVRKAS, encoded by the coding sequence ATGTTTAATTCAAAAAAACAAGGTAGAGTACTCGAACGGGTTCTCATCGAAAAAAAAAGACAGGAAAAGATTCCAATATGGTTCATGAGACAAGCAGGAAGATACCTTCCCGAATATCATGAGGTCATGAACAACTTCGAAAACTTCTTAGACGCCTGCTACACCCCAGAGGTCGTTGAAAAAATAACCCTACAGCCAGTTAAAAGGTTCGACATAGACGCAGCAATAATATTTTCCGACATAATGGTTGTCCTAGACTCTTTAGGATATGAAGTCAACTTTATGAGAGGACAAGGACCACAAATAGGAAAGGTCATACACCAATACTCCATTAGTGAATCTATCACAAAGCTTCAACCAGTATTTGAAGGAATTCGTAGAGTACGAAAGTCTCTAGACATTGACAAAACCCTAATAGGATTTGCCGGATCACCTTGGACTTTGCTTACATATGCTTTAGGAAAGGAAAAAAACTTTTTTAAAATCAGGAAGGATATTTGCCTAGAAACTGCGCATAAACACCCCGAAAACAAGATTACGGAGCTAGTTAACAGAATTACTGACCTGACATCCCACTACCTAGCGAAACAAATCGAGAGCGGAGTTGATGTTATTCAATTATTTGATAGTAGTGCAAGTCTGCTTCCAGTAGAAATCTTTGAGGAATACGTTATCACCCCAACAAAGAAGATAGTAGATTTTGTACGTGTTAGGCATCCAAACTTTCCTATTATTGGATTCCCTATGGGTGCCGGTGTGATGTATAAGACATATTTAGAAAAAACCGGAATATCCGCTATTAGTGTTGACTACAGCATACCAACTTCATGGATAAAAGAACACCTTAATGGTGTGATACAAGGGAATCTAGACCCATCTCTATTGGCATACAACCAAAAAGCATCAGACAGCAAATCTATAAAAATAGTGGAGGAGTTGGGAGATAAACCACTTATTTTTAACTTAGGGCACGGCATCCTACCAGAAACCCCAATACAACATGTAGAAAGTCTTATTAGATCAGTAAGGAAGGCCTCTTGA
- the dnaJ gene encoding molecular chaperone DnaJ codes for MSSNDYYEILEVSRNASADEIKKSYRKMVFKYHPDKNPGDKKAEEKFKKISEAYEVLSNPDKRAAYDRYGHNAFTSGGGTGGFDFTSGFSTDFSDIFQDFFGGGFGRSQRSNSREHLRGSDLRYDVEVSLEDAFKGTKVPISYITNVKCSSCSGTGSDGAINSVKCGNCNGAGSVRTRKGFLTIEEVCHICNGEGEVIKNKCRKCGGNGRVRSEVSLLVTVPKGIETGNKVRVNGKGEAGFRGAKEGDLYVYIRVKDHKFFTRKSSDLHCSVPIKMTIAALGGEIEMPSIDGSWTKLKIPDGTQSGDQIRMRGKGMPEVNSKDRRGDMYVHVTVETPVKLTKQQVDLLKKFEEESSANCSPKYQGFFQKIKDIWRDISSG; via the coding sequence ATGAGTAGCAACGACTACTATGAAATACTCGAAGTAAGCAGAAACGCCAGCGCAGATGAAATAAAAAAGTCATACCGTAAAATGGTTTTCAAGTACCACCCAGATAAAAACCCTGGAGATAAGAAAGCCGAGGAAAAGTTCAAGAAGATAAGTGAAGCGTACGAGGTGTTGAGCAACCCAGATAAGCGGGCTGCTTATGACCGCTATGGCCATAATGCTTTCACTAGTGGCGGAGGTACCGGTGGATTTGATTTTACTAGTGGTTTCTCAACTGACTTTTCCGATATCTTTCAGGACTTCTTTGGTGGAGGCTTTGGTAGATCACAAAGAAGTAATAGTAGGGAACACCTGCGTGGTTCTGACCTTAGGTATGATGTGGAAGTATCTCTTGAGGATGCTTTTAAGGGAACAAAAGTTCCAATCAGTTATATCACAAACGTAAAGTGTTCTTCATGTTCTGGTACTGGAAGTGATGGAGCAATTAATTCCGTGAAGTGCGGAAATTGTAATGGTGCAGGTAGTGTTAGAACTAGGAAAGGATTCTTAACTATTGAGGAGGTGTGCCACATATGTAATGGAGAAGGAGAGGTAATTAAGAATAAGTGCCGTAAGTGTGGAGGAAATGGTAGGGTAAGAAGCGAAGTTAGTCTACTAGTAACCGTACCTAAAGGTATAGAGACAGGAAATAAGGTAAGGGTCAACGGTAAGGGAGAGGCAGGATTTAGGGGAGCTAAAGAAGGTGATCTCTACGTGTATATTAGAGTTAAGGATCATAAATTTTTCACCAGAAAATCTTCTGACCTTCACTGTAGTGTTCCGATAAAAATGACTATAGCCGCCCTAGGTGGAGAGATAGAAATGCCTTCCATCGATGGTTCATGGACAAAGCTAAAAATTCCCGATGGTACCCAAAGTGGTGACCAGATAAGGATGAGAGGTAAGGGAATGCCAGAGGTAAACTCAAAAGATAGAAGGGGAGATATGTATGTGCATGTTACCGTGGAAACCCCAGTTAAATTAACAAAACAGCAGGTAGACTTACTAAAGAAGTTTGAAGAAGAGTCTAGCGCAAATTGCAGCCCAAAGTACCAAGGGTTTTTCCAAAAAATCAAGGATATATGGAGAGATATAAGCTCCGGATAG
- the nadC gene encoding carboxylating nicotinate-nucleotide diphosphorylase, with protein sequence MFEEIIRSAVMEDLGEEGDITTSCIFEEECIKFRIISKESMVVSGIIAIEEIFKMFGREIDFTLLEHDGNYIKPGTVIVEGSGPAFQILSIERVLLNFLQRASSISSITRDFVSRVVGTKAKIRSTRKTSPGLRIFDLYAVRVGGGESYRKGLYDGIMIKDNHIVSCGSITECVSRIRRKLGNAFITVECDSKIQVEESLKNSINLIMLDNMNIQEIRDSVGMIGNSAMIEVSGGVDIESAEEVARLGVDYISVGSITHSFTCKDISLEVFK encoded by the coding sequence ATGTTTGAGGAGATTATACGCTCTGCAGTAATGGAGGATCTTGGGGAAGAAGGAGATATAACTACAAGTTGTATATTTGAGGAAGAATGTATTAAGTTTAGAATTATTTCTAAAGAATCGATGGTGGTTTCTGGGATAATCGCCATTGAGGAAATATTTAAAATGTTTGGTAGAGAAATAGACTTCACTTTATTAGAACATGATGGAAACTACATAAAACCAGGTACTGTGATTGTTGAGGGATCTGGCCCCGCTTTCCAGATATTGTCTATTGAAAGGGTTTTATTAAACTTCCTACAGAGGGCTTCTTCTATTTCCTCTATCACCAGGGATTTTGTATCTAGAGTTGTTGGAACTAAGGCTAAAATAAGGAGTACACGTAAAACTTCTCCTGGGCTTCGTATTTTTGACTTATACGCTGTACGCGTAGGTGGAGGAGAAAGCTATAGAAAGGGACTTTACGATGGAATAATGATAAAAGATAACCATATAGTAAGCTGCGGGAGTATAACAGAGTGTGTGTCAAGAATAAGAAGGAAATTAGGGAATGCTTTTATCACAGTTGAGTGTGATAGTAAAATACAGGTAGAGGAATCCCTGAAAAATTCTATTAACCTAATCATGCTGGATAATATGAATATTCAAGAGATTAGAGACTCTGTCGGGATGATAGGGAATTCGGCTATGATAGAGGTCTCCGGTGGCGTAGACATTGAAAGTGCTGAGGAGGTAGCTAGACTAGGAGTTGATTACATTTCAGTAGGGTCCATCACCCACTCGTTCACGTGTAAGGATATTAGTCTAGAAGTCTTTAAATGA
- a CDS encoding glycine--tRNA ligase subunit alpha — protein MNFQSIIEKLDGYWKAYGCALMHPYTSELGAGTLHPATSISVLSGRDTMVAYVQPVIRPSDGRYGQNPNRLYQHHQYQVIVQPSRSTLIDDYLKSLEMIGISKNDFDIRFIEDDWENPSIGASGLGWEVSCNGMEITQFTYMQQVGGIECATIPGEIAYGLERIAMILQDVDNVYDLDWNGTGVKYGDIFLAREKEFSALSFEYYDVEFLLSRFENSEKMCSLMVEKDLPIAGYDFCIQASHVLNIIESRGVIGVNERASYILRVRKMANMCCNSYIKLYKTA, from the coding sequence GTGAATTTCCAAAGTATCATTGAGAAGCTTGATGGCTACTGGAAGGCGTATGGTTGTGCCCTCATGCACCCGTATACTTCTGAGCTAGGAGCCGGGACGTTGCATCCAGCAACGTCGATTTCTGTCCTCTCTGGAAGGGATACCATGGTTGCCTATGTGCAGCCGGTTATCAGACCTTCAGACGGTAGATATGGACAGAATCCAAATAGGTTATATCAACACCACCAGTATCAGGTTATCGTTCAACCATCTAGAAGTACGCTAATCGATGATTATTTGAAGAGCCTTGAGATGATTGGCATCTCAAAAAATGACTTCGATATTCGTTTTATCGAAGATGACTGGGAAAACCCCAGTATAGGGGCTTCAGGGCTTGGATGGGAGGTATCGTGTAATGGCATGGAAATTACTCAATTCACCTACATGCAACAAGTAGGGGGGATTGAGTGCGCTACTATTCCTGGCGAAATTGCCTATGGGCTCGAAAGAATTGCAATGATACTACAAGACGTCGATAATGTTTATGACCTTGACTGGAATGGAACTGGGGTAAAGTACGGCGACATATTTCTTGCCCGGGAAAAGGAGTTTTCTGCGCTCTCATTCGAATACTACGACGTCGAGTTTCTGCTTTCAAGGTTTGAAAATAGTGAGAAGATGTGCTCTCTAATGGTTGAGAAAGATCTTCCTATAGCTGGGTACGATTTTTGTATACAGGCAAGCCATGTGCTCAACATCATAGAGTCACGCGGTGTCATTGGAGTGAATGAGCGTGCTTCTTATATCTTGAGAGTTAGAAAAATGGCAAATATGTGCTGTAACTCCTACATAAAACTATACAAAACGGCTTAA
- the ruvC gene encoding crossover junction endodeoxyribonuclease RuvC has translation MITIGIDPGLEFTGWGVVSSLDSHSICLLDSGVISTRGISKESEKLYKIYVSLLSVLGMYRIEEASIEKVFVNSNPRSSMSLCYARAASTISVMSKGINIYEYSSTAIKKCITGNGMAPKDQVLFMVRNSLGIGSDIKINNHSSDAIAAALCHIYNTRVRVF, from the coding sequence GTGATCACTATCGGTATAGACCCTGGGCTTGAGTTTACAGGATGGGGAGTTGTTTCTAGTTTGGATTCCCACTCTATATGCCTTCTGGATAGTGGGGTTATTTCCACTCGTGGAATTAGTAAGGAAAGTGAAAAGCTGTACAAGATTTATGTTTCTCTTCTCTCTGTTCTTGGTATGTATAGAATAGAGGAGGCATCAATCGAGAAGGTGTTTGTAAACTCTAATCCAAGGTCTTCAATGTCCTTATGTTACGCAAGGGCCGCGTCGACAATTTCTGTTATGTCTAAGGGGATTAACATATACGAATACTCATCCACTGCGATTAAAAAGTGCATAACCGGAAATGGTATGGCCCCAAAAGATCAGGTTTTATTTATGGTAAGGAATTCACTTGGGATAGGAAGCGATATAAAAATCAATAACCATTCATCTGATGCCATAGCCGCTGCCCTATGCCACATATATAATACTAGAGTTAGAGTTTTTTGA
- a CDS encoding hemolysin family protein, translating to MGNGVSEDGVGGDVPTRGGARSVFYSFVLERLPGFKEFAKNRIMAENALHFGSSHIMNNLVRLDECSVKDIMVQRSEILALGIDDSDLLTKVLRSQHTRVPVYKDNIDNIVGFIHIKDITSKEGLDFNVKSIIHNVMYVPHSMKAVNLFVKMQSSRVHMAIVLDEYGSTDGLVTMADIIEEIVGDIEDEHDVPSIPDIVNISNDKIEVNARVLVRTLEQSLGISLKDSEEEEYVTVGGLILAMVGRVPVVDEVFNHKSGASFLIKEVDNRCIYRVVIDLSKVLRNR from the coding sequence ATGGGAAACGGAGTTTCTGAAGATGGCGTAGGTGGCGATGTCCCCACGCGGGGCGGTGCGCGGTCTGTCTTCTATTCCTTTGTCCTGGAGAGGCTCCCTGGTTTCAAGGAGTTTGCTAAAAACAGAATAATGGCAGAGAACGCATTGCACTTTGGTAGCTCCCACATAATGAACAACCTAGTCAGGTTGGATGAATGTTCAGTGAAAGACATCATGGTGCAAAGGTCTGAAATACTCGCACTGGGGATTGATGATAGTGACCTACTCACTAAGGTGCTGAGGAGCCAGCATACCAGGGTGCCGGTGTATAAAGACAATATCGATAACATCGTCGGATTTATTCACATTAAGGACATCACCTCGAAAGAGGGTTTGGACTTCAACGTGAAGAGCATAATACACAATGTGATGTACGTTCCGCACTCGATGAAGGCCGTGAACCTTTTTGTGAAGATGCAGTCCTCCCGTGTGCACATGGCAATTGTGCTAGATGAGTATGGAAGCACCGACGGGCTGGTTACGATGGCTGATATAATTGAGGAAATTGTTGGCGATATAGAGGATGAGCATGACGTCCCCTCAATCCCCGATATTGTAAATATCTCCAACGATAAAATCGAGGTGAATGCAAGAGTGCTGGTCCGCACCCTGGAGCAGTCGCTCGGTATCTCACTTAAAGATTCTGAGGAAGAAGAGTACGTAACAGTCGGAGGGCTTATACTTGCTATGGTGGGTAGGGTGCCGGTTGTGGATGAGGTTTTTAATCACAAAAGTGGTGCATCATTCCTGATTAAGGAAGTAGACAATCGATGCATATATAGGGTAGTGATTGATCTAAGTAAAGTTCTCAGGAACCGGTGA
- a CDS encoding cytochrome c oxidase subunit 3, with amino-acid sequence MKKHDHHILSQSPWPILLSLCSFLSAFGLVKFIHGGSYWTIFFPIGVLLTITVLYKWWFDVIDEANKDNCFTEVVKRGLRLGLAVMILSETMFFFAFFWSFFKAWLFPVYNLVDFSEKVYTSWPPKGIKTVDPWSIPFFNTITLLLSGFTITWSHHFLLGGDMKSSSRMLLSTIILGVIFSSFQCIEYMHIDFPFKGVGGGAVYSSNFYMATGFHGVHVLLGIVFLFICWARMKKGNFSSECHIGFECAAWYWHFVDVVWLFLFLFMYVISS; translated from the coding sequence ATGAAGAAGCACGACCACCATATACTTTCGCAAAGTCCGTGGCCGATTCTTCTCTCTTTATGCTCTTTTCTCTCCGCATTTGGGTTAGTAAAATTTATACACGGCGGCTCCTATTGGACGATATTTTTCCCGATAGGAGTACTTCTAACCATAACGGTGTTATATAAGTGGTGGTTTGACGTCATCGACGAGGCTAATAAGGATAACTGTTTCACGGAAGTTGTTAAGCGAGGGTTGAGGCTAGGCCTTGCTGTAATGATTCTTTCAGAGACTATGTTCTTTTTTGCCTTTTTTTGGTCTTTTTTTAAGGCTTGGCTTTTTCCAGTTTATAATCTAGTAGATTTTTCAGAGAAGGTGTATACCTCTTGGCCTCCAAAAGGTATAAAGACCGTTGATCCGTGGTCTATACCTTTCTTTAATACCATTACCCTTCTCCTTTCTGGTTTTACAATTACATGGTCACACCATTTTCTCTTAGGTGGGGATATGAAATCTTCATCCAGGATGCTTTTATCAACGATTATTCTAGGGGTTATTTTTTCCTCCTTCCAGTGCATTGAGTACATGCATATAGACTTCCCATTTAAAGGAGTAGGTGGTGGGGCGGTGTATTCCTCTAATTTTTATATGGCAACTGGGTTTCATGGAGTTCACGTATTACTAGGGATAGTTTTTTTGTTCATATGCTGGGCAAGGATGAAAAAGGGGAATTTTTCCTCTGAGTGCCACATTGGGTTTGAATGTGCGGCCTGGTACTGGCATTTCGTAGATGTAGTTTGGTTGTTTTTGTTTCTTTTTATGTATGTTATCAGCTCATAA
- a CDS encoding HK97 family phage prohead protease has protein sequence MGYASVFNKVDAHNDVIKPGAFAESLQKRKVALLWQHSIKDPIGKILDAREDSFGLLVVAKLNLGLRLAREVYALITDGSVNALSIGYKVVQSRRDSKSGVRMISKIDLWEVSVVTFPANEMAKISTVKALHVPIAAAGRLFLTGS, from the coding sequence GTGGGTTACGCTAGTGTTTTCAACAAGGTAGATGCCCACAACGATGTAATAAAGCCAGGGGCATTCGCGGAGTCCCTGCAAAAGAGAAAAGTGGCCCTGCTATGGCAACATAGTATTAAGGACCCTATTGGAAAAATACTAGACGCTAGGGAAGACTCCTTTGGTTTGTTGGTGGTTGCAAAGCTAAACCTGGGGCTTCGGCTGGCACGGGAGGTCTACGCCCTGATAACAGACGGCAGCGTAAATGCCCTATCCATAGGGTATAAAGTTGTACAGTCAAGAAGGGATAGCAAATCCGGCGTTAGGATGATCTCCAAAATAGACCTCTGGGAAGTCAGCGTGGTTACATTCCCAGCAAACGAAATGGCAAAAATAAGCACAGTGAAAGCTCTGCACGTCCCTATAGCGGCCGCAGGCCGCCTTTTCCTCACCGGTTCCTGA
- a CDS encoding FAD-dependent monooxygenase, with the protein MVRYYDVVILGGGVNGILAGIGLTERGMKAAVVEQRDRVLSNLDHRVFAISKRSKDVFDRLGVWNCSGIYCPIEDILIFDDDSSSTVRYDHKLVGSDPMGYVISGKELSSMLQSKVNGFTHITSTSYGAIEAKDGFIETLLVNGEKISSRLVICAEGKGSKFLEKSHIKTMRYDYKQSCITCNVYHERHHRNIAIEHFFQGGPFAILPMYGGYHSSIIWTEKTEIAQMLLQLSDDEFETELQKKCGGHVEVSGRRSCHQISMVLADRQYAKRSLLVGDALHSIHPVAGQGLNIGIRDVEAVVEILSAYHSLGSDIGQQFILEEIEKRRLLDNHSMSVITTVINSIFSSNSIIPKVARRFAMSVVEMSPHIKKKLITHAMGMSAIC; encoded by the coding sequence ATGGTTCGCTACTACGATGTAGTTATTCTCGGAGGTGGGGTAAACGGGATCCTAGCGGGAATTGGGCTCACAGAGCGCGGAATGAAGGCAGCCGTCGTTGAGCAGAGGGATCGCGTACTCAGCAACCTAGACCATAGGGTCTTCGCAATCTCCAAAAGGTCCAAAGATGTTTTTGACCGCCTTGGAGTGTGGAACTGTAGCGGAATTTACTGCCCAATAGAGGATATACTAATCTTCGATGATGATAGTAGCTCTACAGTCCGCTACGACCACAAGCTAGTGGGAAGCGACCCTATGGGATACGTCATTAGCGGAAAAGAATTATCTTCCATGCTACAGAGCAAGGTAAATGGGTTTACTCACATAACTTCCACCTCTTATGGCGCAATAGAGGCTAAGGATGGGTTCATCGAAACTTTGCTGGTAAATGGAGAGAAAATCTCAAGTAGATTGGTAATCTGCGCTGAAGGAAAGGGGTCAAAGTTCCTCGAAAAATCACATATAAAAACCATGAGGTACGACTATAAGCAAAGCTGTATCACCTGTAACGTGTATCACGAACGACACCATCGCAATATAGCAATTGAGCATTTTTTTCAAGGGGGGCCGTTTGCGATTCTACCGATGTATGGAGGATATCACTCATCGATTATATGGACTGAAAAAACCGAGATAGCCCAAATGCTATTACAGCTTTCAGATGATGAGTTTGAAACCGAGCTACAAAAGAAGTGTGGGGGGCATGTAGAGGTTAGTGGGCGTAGGTCTTGCCACCAAATTTCAATGGTGCTGGCTGACAGGCAATACGCAAAGCGTTCCCTCCTGGTTGGTGATGCACTCCACTCCATCCACCCAGTTGCTGGGCAGGGGTTGAACATAGGTATACGGGATGTGGAGGCCGTGGTGGAGATACTCAGTGCATATCACTCATTAGGGTCCGATATAGGCCAGCAATTCATTTTGGAAGAAATAGAAAAACGCAGGTTACTTGACAATCATTCAATGTCTGTGATCACTACAGTGATCAACTCCATCTTCTCCAGTAATTCCATAATACCAAAGGTGGCTAGGAGATTTGCTATGTCTGTTGTGGAAATGTCTCCCCACATAAAGAAGAAGCTAATAACTCACGCCATGGGTATGAGTGCAATATGTTGA